A single genomic interval of Helianthus annuus cultivar XRQ/B chromosome 6, HanXRQr2.0-SUNRISE, whole genome shotgun sequence harbors:
- the LOC110903758 gene encoding FCS-Like Zinc finger 10: MLRKRSRSHQKDQQNMGQVHNLNPDYHSNESCYSNPETFLKQKQKINSFFNVPGVFVGINPKNPESDSVRSPTSTLDFKVFSKPNFGILPIRACSKPNEVTQKSWDCNKVGLSMIESLEDETKPSSGKILRSSDSKSVIFGPQMRILNNPSLKPVGFDSLSNSLPKNYAISPHSNIKSNPKLINPLAQEPFARFWSNSLDSANFGSKSTHSTTRLTNLNPGRDLVASLSASEIELSEDYTCVRKHGPNPKTTHIFGDCILERHDNEFIAKSFKCEEHAIELNPSEVVNSYPYDDFLSFCYSCKKKLEGEDIYMYRGEKAFCSWNCRSEEISIEEEMEKNNTEAGSSLETEITRKPDSCEELFETSMFIAA; the protein is encoded by the exons ATGCTGAGGAAGAGAAGCAGGTCACACCAAAAAGATCAACAAAACATGGGTCAGGTTCATAATCTGAACCCTGATTATCATTCCAATGAGTCTTGTTACTCAAATCCTGAAACTTTCTTGAAACAGAAGCAGAAAATCAATTCTTTTTTCAATGTTCCTGGTGTgtttgtagggataaaccctaaaaaTCCAGAATCCGATTCAGTTAGAAGCCCCACTTCCACTTTGGATTTCAAGGttttttcaaaaccaaactttgggATTTTACCTATTAGGGCTTGTTCTAAACCGAATGAAGTCACTCAAAAGAGTTGGGATTGTAACAAAGTAGGCTTAAGCATGATAGAATCTTTAGAGGATGAAACAAAACCGTCGTCCGGAAAAATACTCCGGTCATCGGATAGTAAGAGCGTTATTTTTGGACCCCAAATGAGAATCTTGAACAACCCGAGTTTGAAACCGGTCGGGTTTGACTCACTGTCGAACTCACTCCCTAAGAATTACGCGATTTCCCCTCATAGTAATATAAAATCCAACCCTAAACTGATTAATCCATTAGCACAGGAACCTTTTGCTAGATTTTGGTCTAATTCTTTGGATTCTGCGAATTTCGGGTCAAAGTCAACCCATTCAACGACCCGTTTGACCAATCTGAACCCGGGTAGAGATTTAGTTGCTTCACTTTCTGCGAGTGAGATTGAGCTTTCTGAGGATTATACATGTGTTAGAAAACACGGGCCTAACCCGAAAACGACACATATATTTGGTGACTGTATTTTAGAGCGTCACGATAACGAGTTTATTGCTAAATCTTTTAAATGTGAAGAACATGCGATTGAACTTAATCCCTCTGAAGTTGTGAATTCTTACCCCTATGATGATTTCTTGAGCTTTTGTTACTCTTGCAAGAAGAAGTTGGAGGGCGAAGATATCTACATGTACAG AGGTGAGAAAGCGTTTTGCAGCTGGAACTGCAGATCAGAGGAGATTTCGATTGAGGAAGAGATGGAGAAAAACAACACCGAGGCGGGTTCGTCTTTAGAAACGGAGATTACGCGCAAACCGGACAGCTGTGAGGAACTTTTCGAGACCTCCATGTTCATTGCTGCATAG
- the LOC110903757 gene encoding protein SLOW GREEN 1, chloroplastic — protein MESAALSLTFHHPLSNPSNINLTKSNPLYPLLKPFKQPTIKTTTTVISAATKHNNNPITQTLKLTARTIVFAAAAAAVISKFQQCPAIAEPLTQTATTTISESESEISEFLESNSEAIDAMKTLLEKKLETGEDQESLKILKKLVLAQPENGDWKFLMERLLNETGENETGREDLEQILTRKPLSFEALFENAVLMDKCGEGEVVIKRLEKEVEEKNEKEARDVRLIIAQVEFLKKNVDEALKRYDELVSEDPDDFRPYFCKGMIYSLIDKSDEAKVEFAKYRELSPKKFEVEG, from the coding sequence ATGGAGTCAGCAGCTCTCTCACTTACATTCCACCACCCACTTTCAAATCCCTCAAACATCAACCTCACCAAATCAAACCCCCTTTATCCCCTCCTTAAACCCTTCAAACAACCAACCATCaaaaccaccaccaccgtcatctCCGCCGCTACCAAACACAACAACAACCCCATCACACAAACCCTCAAGCTCACCGCCCGCACCATCGTATTCGCTGCGGCTGCCGCAGCCGTAATCTCCAAGTTCCAACAATGCCCAGCCATAGCAGAACCACTTACCCAAACTGCTACAACAACAATATCTGAATCTGAATCCGAAATTTCTGAGTTTCTGGAATCAAATTCCGAAGCGATTGATGCCATGAAAACAttacttgaaaagaaattggaaaCCGGGGAGGATCAAGAAAGCTTGAAAATCTTGAAGAAACTCGTTTTGGCCCAACCCGAAAACGGAGATTGGAAGTTTTTAATGGAGAGATTGTTAAACGAAACGGGTGAAAATGAAACGGGTCGAGAGGACTTAGAACAGATTTTAACACGAAAGCCGCTTTCTTTCGAGGCATTGTTTGAAAACGCGGTGTTGATGGACAAATGTGGAGAGGGTGAAGTGGTGATTAAAAGATTAGAGAAGGAAGTAGAAGAAAAGAACGAGAAAGAGGCAAGAGATGTAAGATTGATCATAGCACAAGTTGAGTTTTTGAAGAAAAATGTTGATGAGGCATTGAAGAGATATGATGAGCTTGTTAGTGAAGATCCTGATGATTTTAGACCTTATTTTTGTAAAGGAATGATCTATAGTTTGATTGATAAGAGCGATGAGGCGAAAGTTGAGTTTGCTAAGTATCGCGAGCTTTCGCCCAAGAAGTTTGAGGTGGAAGGGTAG
- the LOC110907390 gene encoding putative pentatricopeptide repeat-containing protein At2g02150: MFIFLRSLVIMGTKTRYPNHRVSFLLSSPTNSQSLFNPNNIYYSNSSSPTSSSYTFLFCFTGFLYFFRSFSSKPSCENLGHGLDRESVYDIVKNERWDDCRIKKLFASALAPICVSNMLLQLKEDPMLALKLFKLAESRPDFRHTSEGYCILAHILFFHRCYSDAHGVLKDLISSNLVLPGWDVFDVMWATRDTCRFGWGVFDTLFNVLVELGRFEEANACFDRMRACKVLPKARSCNLLLGRLTKVGKGEFSKRFFKNMIGAGVKPSVFTYNIMIDYLCKEGDMEGAQRLYSNMKLLNVTPDVVTYNTLIDGHGKLGQLTESVCMYNAMKSSGCRPDVITYNALINCFCKFGKMPQAFEYLHYMKKNGLKPNVVTYSTFIDAFCKEGMLQEAIKFFMDMRRVGLFPNEFTYTSLVDANCKAGCIAEAVRLIKEMSEAGITVNTVTCTALLDGLCKEGKMKEAGEFFEEMVKTGITPNLESYTTLFHGYIKNKNTSKAIDVWEQMESKSIKPDLLLYGTLVLRLCNDKKFEDAKVVLTEMKKSGTDTNFVIYTTIMDAYFKSGLRKEALDLFQEMNDIGMAPSIVTYSVLIDGLCKLGYVEEGLEFFYKMLDARLIPNIIVYTALIDGLCKNDRLEIAMKLFDDMSEKGLIPDITAYTCLIDGNLKNGNVKEAMNLRDRMVKSGVKLDLYAYTALICGLCKCDQILEARNIFNEMITNNVHPDDIIYGCLVKKYNELGNTREAEDLQNEMIGRQLMNGVSEKMGARVPVQQYNLRSADSYIDETSLHDLNTVDGRGEIIEPMVDRDAVTDGSLDNEDDSGAVECMHESYQNSLPLHNVGVEGGHSSLDTSGSSRDSYNILSVNDISPVETARARFLDFIVDTFIGSHVVEVTDSETDMSQSVEDKTSKRKTRDIQYEGDPQFVLPLMYVANVYETLVNEVNMRLASLDGMREKTIGVALEAAGGLYRKLAKKFPRKGACTFKRRELATSFETRSRFPELVIQEEKRVRFVVVNGLDIIEKPTITHTDDAEWFKRLTGRSDVAISPVDYKFYAPRHKYRRTGSNSVSSIPGFPTFPGADNSSQMSVAQGYQPHSQQQTPSKQHMQSLPHQGQFHMVNPNHQSMGHGQYSQHNQCGSEIGHTQGSSTMSQQMACLQPLGHLGGRLHVLPTSPAKFCDECGAPYLRETSKFCSECGVKRLGT, translated from the exons ATGTTCATCTTTCTTCGCAGTCTTGTCATCATGGGAACAAAAACCAGATACCCTAATCATCGCGTAAGCTTCTTATTATCTTCACCAACAAATTCACAATCTTTATTCAACCCCAATAACATCTACTATTCCAATTCTTCATCAcccacatcatcatcatacacTTTCTTGTTTTGTTTCACCGGTTTTCTTTACTTTTTCCGATCTTTTTCGAGCAAACCCAGTTGTGAAAACTTAGGGCACGGTCTTGATCGTGAATCTGTTTATGATATTGTTAAGAATGAGCGTTGGGATGATTGTAGGATTAAAAAGTTGTTTGCTTCAGCTTTAGCCCCAATTTGTGTTTCAAATATGTTATTGCAGTTGAAAGAAGACCCAATGTTAGCTTTAAAGTTGTTTAAGTTAGCGGAAAGTAGACCGGATTTTCGACATACAAGTGAGGGGTATTGTATTCTTGCTCACATTTTGTTTTTTCATAGATGTTATAGTGATGCTCATGGTGTTTTGAAAGATTTGATTAGTTCGAATCTTGTTTTGCCCGGTTGGGATGTGTTTGATGTAATGTGGGCGACTAGGGATACTTGTCGGTTCGGTTGGGGGGTGTTCGACACGTTGTTTAACGTGTTGGTGGAGTTGGGGAGGTTTGAAGAGGCGAACGCGTGTTTTGATAGAATGAGAGCGTGTAAAGTTCTTCCAAAAGCGCGTTCGTGCAATTTGCTTTTGGGGAGATTGACGAAAGTGGGTAAAGGGGAGTTTTCGAAGAGGTTTTTTAAGAATATGATTGGGGCTGGGGTTAAGCCTTCGGTGTTTACTTATAATATTATGATTGACTATTTGTGTAAAGAGGGTGATATGGAAGGTGCGCAAAGGCTTTATTCCAATATGAAGTTGTTAAACGTTACACCGGATGTTGTTACTTATAACACGCTTATAGATGGGCATGGTAAGCTTGGGCAGTTAACCGAATCAGTTTGTATGTATAACGCTATGAAAAGTAGTGGCTGCCGTCCAGACGTAATCACGTACAATGCATTGATTAACTGTTTCTGTAAGTTTGGGAAAATGCCACAAGCGTTTGAGTATCTTCATTACATGAAGAAAAACGGGTTAAAACCGAACGTTGTAACTTACAGCACTTTTATCGATGCTTTCTGTAAAGAAGGAATGTTGCAAGAAGCAATCAAGTTTTTCATGGATATGAGACGTGTTGGCCTTTTTCCCAATGAGTTCACGTATACTTCTTTAGTTGATGCAAACTGTAAAGCGGGTTGTATTGCCGAAGCTGTGCGGTTGATTAAAGAAATGTCCGAGGCAGGTATTACAGTTAATACCGTTACTTGTACAGCATTACTTGATGGTCTATGTAAAGAAGGTAAAATGAAGGAAGCCGGTGAGTTTTTCGAAGAAATGGTTAAAACCGGTATAACACCAAATTTAGAAAGCTACACGACGCTTTTTCACGGGTacataaaaaacaaaaacactaGTAAAGCTATCGATGTTTGGGAACAAATGGAATCTAAAAGCATTAAACCCGACTTGTTGCTATACGGCACTCTTGTTCTTCGACTCTGCAACGACAAAAAGTTTGAAGATGCTAAGGTTGTACTTACGGAAATGAAGAAAAGCGGTACGGATACAAATTTTGTGATTTACACGACAATTATGGATGCGTATTTTAAATCGGGACTACGAAAAGAAGCTCTTGATTTGTTTCAAGAGATGAATGATATCGGTATGGCCCCATCGATTGTGACATACAGTGTGTTAATTGACGGTTTGTGCAAACTTGGATATGTCGAAGAGGGTCtagaatttttttataaaatgttggATGCTCGACTAATACCGAATATCATTGTGTATACAGCTCTCATTGACGGGCTTTGTAAAAATGATCGGTTAGAAATCGCCATGAAACTGTTTGATGACATGAGTGAAAAGGGTTTGATTCCGGATATTACTGCTTACACGTGTTTGATTGATGGGAACTTAAAAAATGGGAATGTTAAAGAAGCAATGAATTTGAGGGATAGAATGGTAAAAAGTGGTGTAAAGCTTGATCTTTACGCGTACACTGCTCTGATCTGTGGGCTTTGTAAATGTGATCAAATTTTGGAAGCGAGAAATATTTTTAATGAGATGATTACAAACAATGTTCATCCGGATGATATTATTTACGGCTGTCTTGTAAAGAAGTATAATGAGCTCGGTAATACCCGAGAAGCAGAGGATTTGCAAAATGAGATGATCGGAAGACAACTTATGAATGGTGTTAGTGAGAAA ATGGGGGCTAGGGTTCCGGTGCAACAGTACAATTTGAGATCGGCTGATTCGTATATAGACGAGACTTCTTTGCATGATCTGAATACTGTGGATGGACGTGGTGAGATTATTGAACCCATGGTTGACCGCGATGCAGTTACCGATGGGAGCTTGGACAATGAAGATGACTCTGGTGCTGTT GAATGCATGCATGAGAGCTATCagaatagtttaccacttcataATGTAGGGGTGGAGGGAGGTCACTCAAGTCTTGATACTAGTGGGTCATCAAGGGATTCGTATAATATTTTATCAGTCAATG ATATTTCACCAGTAGAAACAGCAAGAGCAAGATTTCTGGATTTCATTGTGGATACTTTCATTGGTTCACATGTTGTTGAAGTAACAGATTCTGAGACTGATATGTCTCAATCTGTGGAAGATAAAACGAGCAAGAGAAAGACAAGAGACATTCAATATGAAGGTGATCCACAGTTTGTACTGCCGTTAATGTATGTGGCAAACGTGTACGAAACTTTGGTTAATGAAGTAAATATGAGGCTTGCTTCACTGGATGGCATGCGTGAAAAGACGATTGGAGTAGCACTTGAAGCTGCTGGTGGTCTGTATAGGAAGCTAGCAAAGAAATTTCCTAGAAAAG GAGCTTGCACATTCAAAAGACGGGAGCTAGCAACATCTTTTGAAACACGATCAAGGTTTCCTGAATTAGTGATACAAGAAGAGAAACGAGTTCGTTTCGTTGTAGTCAATGGTTTGGATATCATCGAAAAGCCAACAATTACACATACAGATGATGCAGAGTG GTTTAAGAGGTTGACTGGTAGAAGTGATGTAGCTATCTCTCCTGTTGACTACAAGTTTTACGCCCCAAGGCACAAATACAGGCGCACTGGTTCCAACTCTGTTTCAAGCATTCCTGGTTTTCCA ACATTTCCTGGTGCTGATAATTCTTCTCAAATGTCTGTTGCTCAAGGCTATCAA CCGCATAGTCAGCAACAGACACCATCAAAACAGCATATGCAAAGTCTTCCACACCAGGGTCAATTTCATATGGTGAATCCAAACCACCAATCTATGGGCCATGGTCAATATTCTCAACACAATCAATGTGGTTCAGAGATTGGGCACACACAAGGTTCATCTACCATGTCTCAACAGATGGCTTGTTTACAACCACTTGGTCACCTTGGAGGTCGCTTGCATGTACTG CCAACAAGCCCTGCAAAGTTTTGTGATGAATGTGGTGCTCCATATTTGCGGGAAACTTCCAAGTTCTGCTCAGAATGCGGTGTCAAGAGGCTGGGAACGTAA
- the LOC110903756 gene encoding protein TOM THREE HOMOLOG 1, with the protein MYRAFVGPFDPTMIMMFTLKDASDWWHVLNDTPVWQDRIFHGMAVLYGLVAIVAMMQLFRIQQRVPEYGWTTQKVFHFLNFVVNAVRCLIFVFRRDIQDLKQEILKHILLDVPSLAFFTTYALLVLFWAEIYYQARAVSTDCLRPAFYTVNGIIYAIQIALWLAIWWKPVRIMVILSKMFFAGVCLFAALGFLLYGGRLFLMLQRFPVESKGRRKKLQEVGYVTSICFTCFLIRSVMMCFNAFHRVADLDVMEHPVMNLMYYLLVEILPSALVLFILKKLPPKRGINQYHNIR; encoded by the exons ATGTATAGGGCCTTCGTTGGCCCATTTGATCCCACAATGATCATGATGTTCACCCTTAAAGACGCTTCCGATTGGTGGCATGTATTAAACGACACACCCGTTTGGCAAGATCGAATCTTTCACGGAATGGCTGTTCTTTAtggcctcgttgccattgttgcaATG ATGCAATTGTTTCGGATACAACAAAGAGTGCCGGAGTATGGTTGGACCACACAGAAGGTTTTTCATTTTCTTAACTTTGTGGTTAATGCAG TTAGatgtttgatttttgtttttcGTCGCGATATTCAAGACTTGAAACAGGAG ATTCTGAAACATATCTTGCTTGATGTGCCAAGTCTTGCATTTTTCACTACTTATGCGCTCTTGGTTTTATTTTGGGCTGAAATTTACTACCAG GCACGGGCTGTTTCGACTGATTGTCTTCGGCCTGCCTTTTATACAGTCAATGGAATAATCTATGCAATTCAg ATAGCATTGTGGCTAGCAATCTGGTGGAAGCCCGTGCGGATTATGGTGATACTCTCCAAGATGTTCTTTGCAGGAGTGTGTTTGTTTGCTGCCTTGGGTTTTCTGCTATATGGAGGAAG gctcttttTAATGTTGCAACGTTTTCCTGTGGAATCAAAAGGCCGGCGAAAGAAGTTGCAGGAG GTTGGATATGTGACAAGTATCTGCTTTACATGTTTCCTCATAAGATCTGTCATG ATGTGCTTTAATGCATTTCATAGAGTTGCTGACCTGGATGTGATGGAACATCCTGTTATGAACCTCATGTACTACTTG TTGGTGGAGATACTACCTTCAGCTCTAGTTCTCTTTATATTGAAGAAGTTGCCGCCTAAACGAGGGATAAATCAATATCACAATATTCGCTGA
- the LOC110903760 gene encoding defensin-like protein, translated as MKPSFYVHAKVGHFFVNEFFRLELPSTNQRCYILMDRSLYCFLTCFFLLAMLIISEISSSTGEKTKSCKYLSRTYKGLCFFNRNCDIICKAEGAMSGGRCQAFTLRCLCNDRIKKIASSSLIGFSRAI; from the exons ATGAAGCCATCATTCTATGTGCATGCTAAAGTTGGCCATTTTTTCGTGAATGAATTCTTTCGTCTCGAGTTGCCATCTACAAACCAACGTTGTTATATTTTGATGGACCGTTCTCTATATTGTTTCCTAACATGCTTCTTTTTGTTGGCGATGCTTATAATTTCAG AGATAAGTTCAAGCACAGGAGAGAAGACAAAGTCATGCAAATATTTGAGCAGAACATATAAAGGCTTGTGCTTCTTTAATAGAAACTGTGATATCATTTGCAAGGCTGAAGGTGCTATGAGTGGTGGTCGATGCCAAGCCTTCACCTTGCGTTGTTTGTGTAATG ATAGAATAAAGAAGATCGCCAGCTCAAGCTTGATCGGCTTCAGTCGTGCCATTTGA